From a single Equus asinus isolate D_3611 breed Donkey chromosome 2, EquAss-T2T_v2, whole genome shotgun sequence genomic region:
- the CDAN1 gene encoding codanin-1 isoform X2, with protein MAAVLESLLREEVSVAAAVRWIARSAQSSEDDPGEAAALSPLRPLRKEFVPFLLNFLREQSSRVLPQGPPTPAKAPGSSAALPGRPGGPPRGSRGARSQLFPPTQLPSPAAEAPSARRGGRRRGPGPARERGGRGPAGLEEGAGGEGLPWAAGRRPRGSGSPGSPSLARSDPPNLSNLEEFPPVGSVPLGPAGTKPSRRINPTPVSEERSLSKPKTCFTSPPINCVPSSQPSVLDTSPWGHGLPPGCRSLQEEREMLRKERSKQLQQSPTPACPTPESGSPLPSRIGNLTAEPADPAGVSSHRRLELVALIYSSCLAENLVPNLFLELFFILQLLTARRMVAAKDSDLEPSPGALDSLESPLFQSVHDCVFFAVQVLEHQFQVLSCLDKGTLKLLAENERLLCFSPALQGRLQAAYESSVAKVSLAMPPSAQAVSFQPETDNRANFSSDRAFHTFKKQRDVFYEVLREWEDHHEQPGWDFEKGLGSRIRAMMGQLSAACSHSHFVRLFQKQLLQMCQSPGGAGGPVLGEAPDVLSMLGADKLGRLRRLQERLVAPQSSGGPCPPPTFPGCQGFFRDFILSASSFQFNQHLMDSLSLKIRELNGLALPQPEPSDEDGESDVDWQGERRQFAVVLLSLRLLAKFLGFVAFLPYRGPEPPPTRELQDSILALRSQVPPALDVLALLQQGLRARRAVLTVPWLVEFLSLADHIVPMLGYYRSVFTLLLRLHRSLVLSKEGEGEMCFLNKLLLLAVLGWLFQIPTVPEDLFFLEEGQLEAIEVDTVASEHGLDGMPVVDQHLLYTCCPYIGELRKLLASWVSGSSARSGGFVRKITPTTTTSLGAQPPRTTQGLQAQLAQAFFHNQPPSLRRTVEFVAERIGSNCVKHIKATLVADLVRQAESLLQEQLVMQGQEGGDPAQLLESLCSQLCPHGAQALTQGREFCQKKSPGAVRALLPEETPAAVLSSAEHIAVGLATEKACAWLSANVTALIRREVKAAVSRLLRAQGPEPAARGERRGCSRACEHHAPLPSHLISEIKDVLSLAAGPRDPEEGVSPEHLEQLLGQLGQMLQCRQFLCPPAEQHLAKCSVELASLLVADQIPVLGPPAQHQLDRGQARRLLHMLLSLWKDNFQVPVPLQLLLSPRNVGLLADTRPREWDLLLFLLRELVEKGLMGQTEIEACLGSLREAQWPGDFSEELATLFNLFLAEPHVPEPQLRACELVQPNRGTVLAQS; from the exons ATGGCGGCCGTTTTGGAGTCGCTACTGCGAGAGGAGGTGTCGGTCGCGGCCGCCGTGCGGTGGATCGCGCGCAGCGCCCAGAGTTCGGAG GATGACCCCGGGGAGGCGGCCGCGCTGAGCCCGCTCCGGCCGCTGCGGAAGGAATTCGTGCCGTTCCTGCTGAACTTCCTGAGGGAGCAGAGCAGCCGCGTCCTCCCGCAGggccccccaacccccgccaaGGCCCCGGGCTCCTCGGCGGCCCTGCCAGGGAGGCCGGGGGGCCCGCCGCGGGGCAGCCGCGGGGCGCGCAGCCAGCTCTTCCCTCCCACCCAGCTCCCGAGCCCCGCCGCCGAGGCCCCTTCGGCCCGCCGCGGGGGCAGGAGGCGGGGCCCGGGGCCGGCCCGCGAGCGCGGAGGCCGCGGCCCCGcgggcctggaggagggggccggCGGGGAGGGCCTGCCCTGGGCCGCGGGCCGGAGGCCTCGGGGCTCTGGCAGCCCCGGCAGCCCCAGCCTCGCGCGCTCTGATCCACCAAACCTCAGCAACCTGGAGGAGTTCCCTCCCGTAGGCTCGGTTCCCCTCGGCCCTGCAGG GACGAAGCCTTCACGCAGGATCAACCCAACTCCGGTGAGCGAAGAGCGGTCACTCTCCAAGCCCAAGACCTGCTTCACCTCACCCCCAATCAACTGTGTCCCCAGTTCCCAACCCTCAGTCCTGGACACTAGCCCTTGGGGCCATGGCCTTCCCCCAGGGTGCAGAAGTCTGCAAGAGGAGCGGGAGATGCTCAGGAAGGAGCG CTCCAAGCAGCTGCAGCAGTCACCTACTCCCGCCTGTCCCACCCCAGAGTCAgggtctcccctccccagccgGATAGGAAACCTCACCGCTGAACCCGCGGACCCTGCTGGAGTGTCTTCCCACCGGCGCCTGGAGCTGGTAGCCCTTATCTACTCTTCATGCCTTGCAG AGAACCTGGTCCCAAACCTCTTCTTGGAGCTTTTCTTCATCCTTCAGCTCCTTACTGCCCGGAGGATGGTGGCCGCCAAGGACAGTGACCTTGAACCAAGTCCAGGAGCTTTAG ATTCCCTGGAAAGTCCACTGTTCCAGAGCGTCCATGACTGTGTCTTCTTTGCTGTGCAGGTTTTGGAGCATCAGTTTCA AGTTCTTTCCTGTCTGGACAAAGGGACCTTGAAGCTGTTGGCTGAGAATGAGCGGCTGCTGTGCTTCTCACCTGCTCTGCAAGGCCGCCTTCAAGCTGCCTACGAGAGCAGCGTTGCTAAG GTCTCCCTGGCGATGCCACCCTCTGCTCAAGCTGTCTCCTTTCAGCCAGAAACTGACAATCGTGCCAACTTCTCCAGTGACCGAGCctttcatacttttaaaaaacagag GGATGTGTTTTATGAGGTGCTTCGAGAGTGGGAAGATCACCATGAGCAGCCTGGCTGGGATTTTGAGAAGGGCTTGGGCAGCAGGATCAG AGCCATGATGGGTCAACTCTCTGCAGCCTGCAGCCATAGCCACTTTGTTCGGCTTTTCCAAAAACAGCTTCTCCAG ATGTGTCAGAGTCCTGGTGGTGCTGGGGGCCCTGTCTTGGGTGAGGCTCCAGATGTGTTAAGTATGCTTGGAGCTGACAAGCTGGGGCGGTTGCGGCGCCTACAGGAACGGCTTGTGGCCCCTCAAAGCAGCGGGGGgccctgcccgccccccacctTCCCAGGCTGTCAGGGCTTCTTCAGGGACTTCATCCTGAGTGCCAGCAG CTTCCAGTTTAATCAGCATCTCATGGATAGTCTGAGTTTGAAGATCCGGGAGCTCAATGGCCTGGCTCTTCCTCAGCCTGAGCCTAGTGATGAAGATGGGGAGTCAGACGTGGACTGGCAG GGTGAACGGAGGCAGTTTGCTGTGGTGCTGCTCAGCCTGAGGCTTCTGGCTAAGTTTCTGGGTTTTGTGGCTTTCCTGCCATACCGGGGGCCTGAACCACCCCCGACCCGTGAGCTCCAGGACTCCATTCTGGCCCTGAGGAGCCAG GTGCCCCCGGCCCTGGACGTGCTGGCTCTGCTGCAGCAGGGGCTGCGGGCTCGCCGAGCGGTGCTCACAGTGCCCTGGCTGGTGGAGTTCCTTTCCCTCGCCGACCACATTGTTCCCATGCTGGGCTATTACCGCAGCGTCTTCACTCTCCTGCTACGCCTACATCG GAGCCTGGTCTTGTCAAAGGAAGGCGAAGGGGAGATGTGTTTTCTAAACAAGCTGCTGCTCCTTGCTGTCCTGGGCTGGCTTTTCCAG ATTCCCACAGTCCCTGAGGACCTGTTCTTTCTGGAAGAGGGTCAGTTGGAAGCCATTGAGGTGGACACAGTAGCTTCcgagcatggcttg GACGGCATGCCTGTGGTGGACCAGCACCTGCTCTACACCTGTTGCCCCTATATCG GAGAGCTCCGCAAACTGCTCGCTTCATGGGTGTCAGGCAGCAGTGCGCGGAGTGGGGGCTTCGTGAGAAAAatcacccccaccaccaccaccagcctgGGAGCCCAGCCTCCCCGGACCACTCAGGGGCTTCAG GCACAGCTGGCCCAAGCCTTTTTCCACAACCAGCCACCCTCCCTGCGCAGGACTGTGGAGTTTGTGGCGGAGAGAATTGGCTCCAACTGTGTCAAACATATCAA GGCCACGCTGGTGGCAGATCTGGTGCGCCAGGCAGAGTCGCTTCTTCAAGAGCAGCTGGTGATGCAGGGACAGGAAGGGGGAGATCCAGCCCAGCTGTTGGAGAGCTTGTGTTCCCAGCTGTGCCCCCACGGGGCCCAGGCATTGACCCAGGGGCGGGA gTTCTGCCAGAAGAAGAGCCCTGGCGCTGTGCGGGCACTGCTTCCCGAGGAGACCCCCGCAGCC GTTCTAAGCAGCGCAGAGCACATCGCTGTGGGGCTTGCAACAGAGAAAGCCTGTGCTTGGTTGTCAGCCAACGTCACAG CGCTGATCAGGAGAGAGGTGAAGGCGGCAGTGAGTCGCCTGCTTCGAGCCCAGGGTCCTGAACCGGCCGCCCGGGGGGAGCGGAGGGGCTGCTCCCGTGCCTGTGAGCaccatgctcccctcccctcccacctcatcTCCGAGATAAAA GATGTGCTTTCTCTGGCTGCGGGGCCCAGGGACCCTGAGGAGGGTGTGTCCCCGGAGCATCTGGAGCAGCTCCTAGGCCAGCTGGGCCAGATGCTGCAGTGTCGCCAG TTCCTGTGCCCACCTGCCGAGCAGCATCTGGCAAAGTGCTCTGTGGAGTTAGCATCCCTCCTTG TTGCAGACCAAATTCCTGTCCTAGGGCCCCCAGCACAGCACCAGCTGGACAGAGGGCAGGCGCGAAGGCTCCTGCACATGCTGCTTTCCCTGTGGAAGGACAACTTTCAGGTGCCAGTTCCACTGCAGCTACTGCTGAGCCCAAGAAACGTGGGGCTTCTGGCAGACACTCGGCCCAGGGAG TGGGACCTGTTGCTCTTCTTGCTCCGGGAGCTGGTAGAGAAAGGCCTCATGGGACAGACTGAGATAGAGGCCTGCCTGGGCAGCCTCCGTGAGGCCCAGTGGCCAGGG GACTTCTCTGAAGAATTAGCAACACTGTTCAACCTGTTTCTAGCCGAGCCCCACGTGCCAGAACCCCAGCTAAGAGCTTGTGAGCTGGTGCAGCCAAACCGGGGGACTGTGCTGGCCCAGAGCTAG
- the CDAN1 gene encoding codanin-1 isoform X1 — MAAVLESLLREEVSVAAAVRWIARSAQSSEDDPGEAAALSPLRPLRKEFVPFLLNFLREQSSRVLPQGPPTPAKAPGSSAALPGRPGGPPRGSRGARSQLFPPTQLPSPAAEAPSARRGGRRRGPGPARERGGRGPAGLEEGAGGEGLPWAAGRRPRGSGSPGSPSLARSDPPNLSNLEEFPPVGSVPLGPAGRTKPSRRINPTPVSEERSLSKPKTCFTSPPINCVPSSQPSVLDTSPWGHGLPPGCRSLQEEREMLRKERSKQLQQSPTPACPTPESGSPLPSRIGNLTAEPADPAGVSSHRRLELVALIYSSCLAENLVPNLFLELFFILQLLTARRMVAAKDSDLEPSPGALDSLESPLFQSVHDCVFFAVQVLEHQFQVLSCLDKGTLKLLAENERLLCFSPALQGRLQAAYESSVAKVSLAMPPSAQAVSFQPETDNRANFSSDRAFHTFKKQRDVFYEVLREWEDHHEQPGWDFEKGLGSRIRAMMGQLSAACSHSHFVRLFQKQLLQMCQSPGGAGGPVLGEAPDVLSMLGADKLGRLRRLQERLVAPQSSGGPCPPPTFPGCQGFFRDFILSASSFQFNQHLMDSLSLKIRELNGLALPQPEPSDEDGESDVDWQGERRQFAVVLLSLRLLAKFLGFVAFLPYRGPEPPPTRELQDSILALRSQVPPALDVLALLQQGLRARRAVLTVPWLVEFLSLADHIVPMLGYYRSVFTLLLRLHRSLVLSKEGEGEMCFLNKLLLLAVLGWLFQIPTVPEDLFFLEEGQLEAIEVDTVASEHGLDGMPVVDQHLLYTCCPYIGELRKLLASWVSGSSARSGGFVRKITPTTTTSLGAQPPRTTQGLQAQLAQAFFHNQPPSLRRTVEFVAERIGSNCVKHIKATLVADLVRQAESLLQEQLVMQGQEGGDPAQLLESLCSQLCPHGAQALTQGREFCQKKSPGAVRALLPEETPAAVLSSAEHIAVGLATEKACAWLSANVTALIRREVKAAVSRLLRAQGPEPAARGERRGCSRACEHHAPLPSHLISEIKDVLSLAAGPRDPEEGVSPEHLEQLLGQLGQMLQCRQFLCPPAEQHLAKCSVELASLLVADQIPVLGPPAQHQLDRGQARRLLHMLLSLWKDNFQVPVPLQLLLSPRNVGLLADTRPREWDLLLFLLRELVEKGLMGQTEIEACLGSLREAQWPGDFSEELATLFNLFLAEPHVPEPQLRACELVQPNRGTVLAQS, encoded by the exons ATGGCGGCCGTTTTGGAGTCGCTACTGCGAGAGGAGGTGTCGGTCGCGGCCGCCGTGCGGTGGATCGCGCGCAGCGCCCAGAGTTCGGAG GATGACCCCGGGGAGGCGGCCGCGCTGAGCCCGCTCCGGCCGCTGCGGAAGGAATTCGTGCCGTTCCTGCTGAACTTCCTGAGGGAGCAGAGCAGCCGCGTCCTCCCGCAGggccccccaacccccgccaaGGCCCCGGGCTCCTCGGCGGCCCTGCCAGGGAGGCCGGGGGGCCCGCCGCGGGGCAGCCGCGGGGCGCGCAGCCAGCTCTTCCCTCCCACCCAGCTCCCGAGCCCCGCCGCCGAGGCCCCTTCGGCCCGCCGCGGGGGCAGGAGGCGGGGCCCGGGGCCGGCCCGCGAGCGCGGAGGCCGCGGCCCCGcgggcctggaggagggggccggCGGGGAGGGCCTGCCCTGGGCCGCGGGCCGGAGGCCTCGGGGCTCTGGCAGCCCCGGCAGCCCCAGCCTCGCGCGCTCTGATCCACCAAACCTCAGCAACCTGGAGGAGTTCCCTCCCGTAGGCTCGGTTCCCCTCGGCCCTGCAGG CAGGACGAAGCCTTCACGCAGGATCAACCCAACTCCGGTGAGCGAAGAGCGGTCACTCTCCAAGCCCAAGACCTGCTTCACCTCACCCCCAATCAACTGTGTCCCCAGTTCCCAACCCTCAGTCCTGGACACTAGCCCTTGGGGCCATGGCCTTCCCCCAGGGTGCAGAAGTCTGCAAGAGGAGCGGGAGATGCTCAGGAAGGAGCG CTCCAAGCAGCTGCAGCAGTCACCTACTCCCGCCTGTCCCACCCCAGAGTCAgggtctcccctccccagccgGATAGGAAACCTCACCGCTGAACCCGCGGACCCTGCTGGAGTGTCTTCCCACCGGCGCCTGGAGCTGGTAGCCCTTATCTACTCTTCATGCCTTGCAG AGAACCTGGTCCCAAACCTCTTCTTGGAGCTTTTCTTCATCCTTCAGCTCCTTACTGCCCGGAGGATGGTGGCCGCCAAGGACAGTGACCTTGAACCAAGTCCAGGAGCTTTAG ATTCCCTGGAAAGTCCACTGTTCCAGAGCGTCCATGACTGTGTCTTCTTTGCTGTGCAGGTTTTGGAGCATCAGTTTCA AGTTCTTTCCTGTCTGGACAAAGGGACCTTGAAGCTGTTGGCTGAGAATGAGCGGCTGCTGTGCTTCTCACCTGCTCTGCAAGGCCGCCTTCAAGCTGCCTACGAGAGCAGCGTTGCTAAG GTCTCCCTGGCGATGCCACCCTCTGCTCAAGCTGTCTCCTTTCAGCCAGAAACTGACAATCGTGCCAACTTCTCCAGTGACCGAGCctttcatacttttaaaaaacagag GGATGTGTTTTATGAGGTGCTTCGAGAGTGGGAAGATCACCATGAGCAGCCTGGCTGGGATTTTGAGAAGGGCTTGGGCAGCAGGATCAG AGCCATGATGGGTCAACTCTCTGCAGCCTGCAGCCATAGCCACTTTGTTCGGCTTTTCCAAAAACAGCTTCTCCAG ATGTGTCAGAGTCCTGGTGGTGCTGGGGGCCCTGTCTTGGGTGAGGCTCCAGATGTGTTAAGTATGCTTGGAGCTGACAAGCTGGGGCGGTTGCGGCGCCTACAGGAACGGCTTGTGGCCCCTCAAAGCAGCGGGGGgccctgcccgccccccacctTCCCAGGCTGTCAGGGCTTCTTCAGGGACTTCATCCTGAGTGCCAGCAG CTTCCAGTTTAATCAGCATCTCATGGATAGTCTGAGTTTGAAGATCCGGGAGCTCAATGGCCTGGCTCTTCCTCAGCCTGAGCCTAGTGATGAAGATGGGGAGTCAGACGTGGACTGGCAG GGTGAACGGAGGCAGTTTGCTGTGGTGCTGCTCAGCCTGAGGCTTCTGGCTAAGTTTCTGGGTTTTGTGGCTTTCCTGCCATACCGGGGGCCTGAACCACCCCCGACCCGTGAGCTCCAGGACTCCATTCTGGCCCTGAGGAGCCAG GTGCCCCCGGCCCTGGACGTGCTGGCTCTGCTGCAGCAGGGGCTGCGGGCTCGCCGAGCGGTGCTCACAGTGCCCTGGCTGGTGGAGTTCCTTTCCCTCGCCGACCACATTGTTCCCATGCTGGGCTATTACCGCAGCGTCTTCACTCTCCTGCTACGCCTACATCG GAGCCTGGTCTTGTCAAAGGAAGGCGAAGGGGAGATGTGTTTTCTAAACAAGCTGCTGCTCCTTGCTGTCCTGGGCTGGCTTTTCCAG ATTCCCACAGTCCCTGAGGACCTGTTCTTTCTGGAAGAGGGTCAGTTGGAAGCCATTGAGGTGGACACAGTAGCTTCcgagcatggcttg GACGGCATGCCTGTGGTGGACCAGCACCTGCTCTACACCTGTTGCCCCTATATCG GAGAGCTCCGCAAACTGCTCGCTTCATGGGTGTCAGGCAGCAGTGCGCGGAGTGGGGGCTTCGTGAGAAAAatcacccccaccaccaccaccagcctgGGAGCCCAGCCTCCCCGGACCACTCAGGGGCTTCAG GCACAGCTGGCCCAAGCCTTTTTCCACAACCAGCCACCCTCCCTGCGCAGGACTGTGGAGTTTGTGGCGGAGAGAATTGGCTCCAACTGTGTCAAACATATCAA GGCCACGCTGGTGGCAGATCTGGTGCGCCAGGCAGAGTCGCTTCTTCAAGAGCAGCTGGTGATGCAGGGACAGGAAGGGGGAGATCCAGCCCAGCTGTTGGAGAGCTTGTGTTCCCAGCTGTGCCCCCACGGGGCCCAGGCATTGACCCAGGGGCGGGA gTTCTGCCAGAAGAAGAGCCCTGGCGCTGTGCGGGCACTGCTTCCCGAGGAGACCCCCGCAGCC GTTCTAAGCAGCGCAGAGCACATCGCTGTGGGGCTTGCAACAGAGAAAGCCTGTGCTTGGTTGTCAGCCAACGTCACAG CGCTGATCAGGAGAGAGGTGAAGGCGGCAGTGAGTCGCCTGCTTCGAGCCCAGGGTCCTGAACCGGCCGCCCGGGGGGAGCGGAGGGGCTGCTCCCGTGCCTGTGAGCaccatgctcccctcccctcccacctcatcTCCGAGATAAAA GATGTGCTTTCTCTGGCTGCGGGGCCCAGGGACCCTGAGGAGGGTGTGTCCCCGGAGCATCTGGAGCAGCTCCTAGGCCAGCTGGGCCAGATGCTGCAGTGTCGCCAG TTCCTGTGCCCACCTGCCGAGCAGCATCTGGCAAAGTGCTCTGTGGAGTTAGCATCCCTCCTTG TTGCAGACCAAATTCCTGTCCTAGGGCCCCCAGCACAGCACCAGCTGGACAGAGGGCAGGCGCGAAGGCTCCTGCACATGCTGCTTTCCCTGTGGAAGGACAACTTTCAGGTGCCAGTTCCACTGCAGCTACTGCTGAGCCCAAGAAACGTGGGGCTTCTGGCAGACACTCGGCCCAGGGAG TGGGACCTGTTGCTCTTCTTGCTCCGGGAGCTGGTAGAGAAAGGCCTCATGGGACAGACTGAGATAGAGGCCTGCCTGGGCAGCCTCCGTGAGGCCCAGTGGCCAGGG GACTTCTCTGAAGAATTAGCAACACTGTTCAACCTGTTTCTAGCCGAGCCCCACGTGCCAGAACCCCAGCTAAGAGCTTGTGAGCTGGTGCAGCCAAACCGGGGGACTGTGCTGGCCCAGAGCTAG